A stretch of Scheffersomyces stipitis CBS 6054 chromosome 2, complete sequence DNA encodes these proteins:
- a CDS encoding predicted protein, with amino-acid sequence MNQDNGDSGKKHVRQSGRKFRGNLNYVNFYNRHVQETFAPKHNWLHFSNSKLTHDGKVYYSRDFRDQIRAMKQKEHVDPNSDNKSLLENCPGTLWTRAEKEIFFDALSKCSIHRIDLIQFRLPGKSELEILAYYDLLKAGLQKARSKKRKTYDYEVNGQPRKIQLTRNTKHLMKYSEIPIAYEMSEYFIKFEELQSESISIKEKRKENDYNTNYKSQFKKYTEIVRREVPAEFLNGNSMLNKNEQREAPESAEEQQIDPQLIYTDREQKQHEIVNKVLTIDEFDEPISQYQTLLKLENFQQITDTFYLQSNITDSEPYLTSKFSLGLGYDALLLLEALAKQITRKIIANIVQKVQFQRSLAKSRIHNPNEEIYIKIQDVMKSILSLGYREPDDMFNKDVYWRGLVDRLKCDKEEEDKYSLKDRLYSKFHLLSENNDLRLFDNYKDVHVSSFSPTQEDVERSQDDGSEEDEDPESAIPHISTLLAQTRKSQRRGEQDRENVEEKLLLLAEDALERRDRDESTMHEHGLLTYLSTDQDGICPPMYTTEEAEEVLRMWDLEIEEQAENLEAGEENDLNETSESVQKEGLAIDDDNESSDENASDDTDGHETIAMTEGFVASQPMLENYELEFARYERGEAYCT; translated from the coding sequence ATGAACCAAGACAATGGCGATAGCGGGAAGAAGCATGTACGTCAATCTGGACGGAAATTCCGCGGGAATCTCAACTACGTGAACTTCTACAATCGACATGTCCAGGAGACATTTGCACCGAAACATAATTGGCTACACTTTAGCAATTCGAAGCTAACTCACGATGGAAAGGTATATTATTCTCGTGATTTCCGAGATCAAATTCGTGCAAtgaaacaaaaagaacatGTAGATCCTAACAGCGATAACAAGTCGCTTCTAGAAAATTGTCCTGGCACCTTGTGGACCAGGGCCGAGAAGGAGATCTTTTTCGATGCACTTCTGAAGTGTTCTATCCATCGCATTGATCTCATACAGTTCAGACTTCCTGGAAAGTCCGAGTTGGAGATTTTAGCCTATTACGACCTATTGAAAGCCGGATTGCAGAAGGCTAGactgaaaaagagaaagaccTATGATTACGAAGTAAATGGCCAGCCTCGCAAGATCCAATTGACAAGAAATACAAAGCATCTTATGAAGTACAGTGAAATCCCAATTGCTTACGAGATGAGCGAATACTTTATCaaatttgaagagcttCAGAGTGAGCTGATTTCaatcaaggaaaagagaaaggaaaacGATTACAATACCAACTATAAATCACAATTCAAAAAGTATACCGAAATTGTGCGACGAGAGGTTCCGGCCGAATTCCTTAATGGAAATTCAATGTTAAATAAGAATGAACAAAGAGAAGCTCCAGAATCAGCTGAAGAACAGCAAATAGACCCACAACTAATATATACAGATAGGGAGCAGAAACAGCATGAAATAGTCAACAAGGTATTGACTATAGATGAGTTTGACGAGCCAATATCGCAATACCAGAcacttttgaagttggaaaacttcCAGCAAATCACAGATACGTTCTATCTTCAGAGCAACATAACAGACTCCGAGCCATACCTAACGTCAAAATTCAGTCTTGGACTTGGATATGATGCTTTACTTTTACTTGAAGCTCTTGCGAAACAGATAACGAGAAAAATTATTGCCAACATTGTACAAAAAGTACAATTTCAGAGAAGTTTGGCGAAGAGCCGGATCCATAATCCCAACGAAGAGATCTACATCAAGATTCAAGATGTGATGAAATCCATATTATCCTTAGGGTACAGGGAACCTGATGAtatgttcaacaaggatGTCTATTGGCGAGGGCTTGTAGACAGATTAAAGTGcgataaagaagaagaagataagtATCTGCTAAAAGATCGACTATACCTGAAGTTCCATTTGCTTCTGGAAAACAATGATCTTCGACTTTTTGACAATTACAAAGACGTCCatgtttcttcattttcgCCAACgcaagaagatgttgaacGCAGTCAAGACGATGGAAGCGAAGAGGACGAGGACCCAGAGAGTGCAATTCCGCACATTTCCACTTTATTAGcacaaacaagaaagagtCAGAGACGAGGAGAACAAGACCGTGAGaatgttgaagagaagttACTACTTTTAGCAGAAGATGCATTGGAAAGGAGAGATAGAGACGAATCAACAATGCACGAGCACGGATTACTCACATACCTATCAACAGATCAAGATGGTATTTGCCCACCTATGTATACTACAGAAGAGGCTGAGGAGGTGTTGCGGATGTGGGATTTAGAAATAGAGGAGCAGGCAGAGAATTTAGAGGCTGGCGAAGAAAACGATCTAAACGAAACTTCCGAGAGCGTACAGAAGGAAGGATTGGCCATTGACGACGACAATGAGTCGTCAGATGAAAATGCGAGTGACGATACCGACGGACATGAAACAATAGCTATGACTGAAGGTTTTGTTGCTTCCCAACCCATGCTAGAAAATTACGAATTAGAATTTGCCAGATACGAACGAGGAGAAGCCTATTGTACCTGA
- the NBP2 gene encoding protein that interacts with Nap1, which is involved in histone assembly, translated as MADEDHKNISLYLPNTVIKDYGYPESHPLHTGNFGAMGDPEDVDDEDINSDDDYGYLLSAANNNTTHYHSLVRSIDDEDDDEEMNSKLNDDNDYIYNGDDDGGRSNDEINCRARALFDFQPENDNEVALTEGQIIWISYRHGQGWLVAEDPESGENGLVPEEYVEIFYTKEEVADDDVPKPFLPELLQNLEEDDSDDADWVDTDYDEDEDEDEQSEDEHINEEADISDRLHDVKLVS; from the coding sequence ATGGCTGACGAAGATCACAAGAATATAAGTCTATACCTTCCCAACACCGTGATAAAGGACTACGGGTATCCCGAGAGCCATCCGTTGCATACTGGCAATTTTGGAGCTATGGGCGATCCTGAGGATgttgacgatgaagacatCAACAGTGATGACGACTATGGCTATCTCCTTTCTGctgccaacaacaatactACACATTACCATAGTCTCGTGCGGAGCATTGACGACGAGgatgacgacgaagagATGAACAGCAAACTTAATGACGATAACGACTATATTTATAATGGAGACGACGATGGCGGTCGATCCAACGATGAAATCAACTGTAGAGCCAGAGCGTTGTTCGATTTCCAGCCAGAAAACGATAATGAAGTGGCATTGACAGAGGGACAGATAATCTGGATTTCGTATAGACATGGACAGGGGTGGCTCGTAGCAGAAGATCCAGAGTCGGGCGAAAACGGCTTGGTTCCGGAAGAGTATGTAGAGATCTTCTAcaccaaggaagaagtaGCTGACGATGATGTTCCCAAACCGTTTCTACCTGAGCTCTTGCaaaatttggaagaagacgacaGTGACGACGCCGACTGGGTAGACACAGACtacgacgaagatgaagatgaagatgagcAATCGGAGGATGAGCACATAAACGAAGAGGCAGACATTTCAGACAGATTACACGATGTCAAGTTGGTATCGTGA
- a CDS encoding predicted protein, whose product MNAEDEQREEVEVLQSIYPDELVVISDSHYKIRIKLDTPSTRVHTLALDVRYPATYPEVIPDLDVELAEDIEEEYDEDDEDDDDDYDNYQIDDDDEDEDTKRVKEALNMSETIEFTKKDLEILYEKIIEEANNQIGIPMVFALASQLKDDAEQLFKDNLDSKQAEYDRELLERERIEQQKFNGTPVTKESFAAWRDKFRKEMNYEEKQRQKFRAMHQGKLTGREIFEKGLAHEEEVDDLAEGVKKVAV is encoded by the coding sequence atgaatGCTGAGGACgaacaaagagaagaggTGGAGGTCTTGCAATCAATATACCCAGATGAGCTTGTTGTGATCAGCGATAGCCATTACAAGATCAGAATCAAATTAGACACTCCTAGCACTAGAGTTCACACTTTGGCACTTGATGTCCGGTATCCAGCTACTTATCCAGAAGTGATACCGGATTTGGATGTAGAATTAGCAGAagatatagaagaagagtacgacgaagacgacgaagacgatgatgatgactACGACAACTACCAAAttgatgacgacgatgaggatgaagataCAAAAAGAGTCAAAGAAGCCCTCAACATGTCGGAGACCATCGAATTCACAAAGAAGGACTTGGAAATTTTATATGAAAAAATCATAGAAGAAGCCAATAACCAAATTGGTATACCGATGGTATTTGCGCTTGCATCGCAATTGAAAGACGACGCCGAACAATTGTTTAAAGACAATCTTGATAGCAAACAGGCCGAATACGATCGCGAATTGCTTGAGCGAGAAAGGATCGAGCAGCAGAAATTCAATGGTACTCCTGTGACTAAGGAATCTTTCGCAGCCTGGAGAGATAAGTTCCGCAAGGAGATGAACTACGAAGAGAAACAGAGACAGAAGTTCCGGGCTATGCACCAGGGCAAGCTCACAGGAAGAGAAATCTTTGAGAAGGGCTTGGCTCATGAAGAGGAGGTAGATGATTTGGCTGAAGGAGTGAAGAAGGTTGCTGTATAG